TGGAGATCAAAGCTGCTGAAGCGTTGAATGGCACCACTGTACTTAATACGATGGGATTGATGAATGGCGCAAGTATTTTGCGTGTGCATGATGTGAAGGAAGCGGTAGAAGCAATGAAGTTGTACGATGCGTATGTTGGGTAACAACTGAATTCGCCATAATCAAAAAGCCGGACCCAGACAGGCCCGGCTTTTATTTTTCCTGATATCCTATTATTGCTTCACAAATTTCAAATACGCTTTCCTGCCCTCTCTCCTGTTCAATATCGCTACATAAATTCCCGGCGTCAACCGCTGTACGGGCAATTCAATCTTTCGCATATTCTTCACCGGTAATTCCATTATTTGCTTTCCGGAAATATCGTTTATCACAATCGTTTCCCATTTGTCCGATAAACTAAGTCCATCAATGATCAGTGTTTTGGGAACCGGATTGGGATAATACCGGATGCCCAGGCTTCCACCATTCACTGGGTCTATGCCGGTAGTAACGTTACTCACCTTGATGGTCAGCTTATTACTTTGAACAGTCACTTCGCCCACACAGTTGATAAAGCTTTGGTAGTGATACCGGAGCTTTACTTCTGCAACACCAGGCCAGTAATCGATTTCATACCTACCATTGGATCCGTCCACAGAATTCCAGCCCCTCGCAGCCACACTATCTTCCCAATAGATAAAGGCATCAATTCCGGGATTGACAATTTTGGCCGTGTAGGTGGCGCCTTCCCCGGGCTTGACAATTGTTTTTCCATCGATACTTGCCAATGGCAAAGGAGCGGGACCGGTACCCTGTGTAAGCGTAATGATATTGCTGAATGCAGGCTGCGTACATCTTTGTGTAGAAATGATCTTCACTTTTACCTGGTCGCCTCCTTTGAGTGTGCTTGTAGTGAAGATGGTGTTATTGCTGCCTGCACTGATATCATTCACCAGCCATTGGTATGCAGGCGTTTCGTTACTATGTACAAAGCCTGGCGTAGCCGTGAATGTCACTGGTATACCCGGACAAGCCATAGCCCCGAGGGTTTGATACTTACGTTACTGTTGAAGTTGGCGCGAACAGGCGCATCCAGGAAGGCGTCCACCGGCCCGTTATTGCAGATGGCAGCATTGCTGGTCATCTTCAGATAGATATATGTATAAGGAAGTGTAACAGGAATGGTCAATTCAGCGCTGTTACCACCAACGATCTCATCTTCATATTTCCATTGGAAAGATGGATTGCTGCCGCCATTCACCACCACCGCTTTGAAAGTGACAACTGAATCAGAACAAATGACCGACGATGTTGGCTGGATCACAGCCTTAGGCAGTTCTCCTTTCTGCGTCATCGTAAGCAGATTACTTATAGCGGGCAAACCAACTGAACATTTCTCACTGGAACTTAGTTTCACCTGCACCTTATCGCCCTGCTTTAGTTCTTTGGTGGAGAATTGAAGGTCTTCCCGCAACTGCACCAGTTCACCATTGATATACCAGTTCAGATAAGGTAAGAGGCCGGCATCGGTAACGGTGGCTGTGAAAGTGACCATTTCATCTTTACAGAAACTGGTGGAAGGAACGGATACACTTAGCCCCGGAGTTAAACTACCAGCAACGAACAAACGCCAGATACTGCTGTAACGGCCATCAGCCACACAGCGGATGGTGTAATCGTTCCAGCTTGCGGGAAGCTGTTTCAGTTCCAGTTTTGCAGTAGTAGCGCCAGTTACATTGGCATCATTGACGAGGTCCACAAATCCGCTGCCCCTGTTTACCTGCCACTGAAAATTGGTACCGGTAATATCGCATTGCAGCTCTCCTCCTTCACCGGTACAGATCCTGCTGGTGATGGGCACTCCGGTCATGTTCTCAAAAAAATTGAATGTTCTGGTGTCATAATCGTAGGCGGCGAGATCGGGCTTATTATCTCCGTTGAAGTCGGAAACGGTATTGTAGAATCTGTCAAATGGAGTTAAGGTTTCCCAATGAGTGGCTTCTTCCTGTTTGATCTGGCCGGGAGTAGAATAGTTCTTGTATGCCCAGAGTATCCTGGTGTCGCCGCCCAGTGCGAGATCTGCCTTTTTGCCGCCTGTGAAGTTAGCAACATGCATCGTTGCAAACTTGAATGGTCTTTCCAGTGTTATGGGAGTATCGAATGTGAAATTTCCGGGAGCTGTTGTTGTGTTGCGGTAGAAAATTAGGTTCTTGTCGTTAGCCAGGATAATGTCTGGCTTTCCATCTCCGTCGAAATCGACCAGCCGGATGAAATGAGCATTCAGCATGCCGCCTGAAGCCCTGAATTCAGTGCTGTGGACAAAGCTGATATTGCCGCGACTGCCCGTATTCCTGAGGATCTCCACCAGACCGGCTTCCGTAGCGTATTCACCGGAATAGGTAATTATCTCTTTTTTGCCATCGCCATCCAGATCGGCGCAGCCGATGTCTGAGGGGCGCCACAGCACACTGTATTGCTTTGGTTCGGCAAAAGCGATGGATCCGGATGAACTGGTATTCCGCAATACCTCCAGATATGGTTCGCCTTCTATGCCTGCAACAAGATCTGGTCTGCCATCACCATCCAGATCGTCAACGTTCAATGATTGGTGCGACCAAGTCCCTGGCAGATAACGGGTATTATCAAACGAAACATGACCAGGCGTGCTGGTATTACGCGCAACCTGCACTCCTCCCGATCCTGCAAATGGAATGAAATCGGGTTTGCCATCGCCATCCAGGTCTTTCAGGATCGCGACAGTGAATTCTGTACTCTTCATGGGAACAGATACCGGCTCTGCAAAAGAGAACTTATTGCCGGTACCCGTATTCAGGTATACAGTGAAATCTGAATTTCTGCCGGAGCCTGTATGCAACAGGTCGTTCTTTCCATCGCCGTCTATATCTCCTCCTATGATATTGCCGTATGCGGCATGATAGCTGATAGGCAGGTATAGCGCGGGTTTCCACGTAGTGGGTGTAAAATTGGAACTGTCGGGGAATGTTACATTGAAAGGCCGCGGTGAAGCGGCGCTCAATGAAGTGGTTTTATTGAGCACAGTGATCGGCCCATAAATCGCGCCGGCTGGTACCTGAACAGTGATCTGCGTGGATGATGCAGAGCTGATCACCGCTTTGATACTTCCAAAATTCACCTGGTTGTTGGCAGCGGACGCGCCAAAGTTCTGACCTGTCAGTGTGATGCTGTTCCCGGCATTGCCAAAATCTGCGCTCATGCCGGTAATAACAGGCGCATTGGCCGATGCTGTATAATATTGAAATCCGGGTTTGGAATGGGATGTATAGAAAGTACTCACGGTTACATTGCCGCTACTGCCGCTGGCAACAACCGCCAGCAGGATCTCCGATGATATGATCCTGAAAGAAGC
This portion of the Pseudobacter ginsenosidimutans genome encodes:
- a CDS encoding T9SS type A sorting domain-containing protein, with amino-acid sequence MACPGIPVTFTATPGFVHSNETPAYQWLVNDISAGSNNTIFTTSTLKGGDQVKVKIISTQRCTQPAFSNIITLTQGTGPAPLPLASIDGKTIVKPGEGATYTAKIVNPGIDAFIYWEDSVAARGWNSVDGSNGRYEIDYWPGVAEVKLRYHYQSFINCVGEVTVQSNKLTIKVSNVTTGIDPVNGGSLGIRYYPNPVPKTLIIDGLSLSDKWETIVINDISGKQIMELPVKNMRKIELPVQRLTPGIYVAILNRREGRKAYLKFVKQ
- a CDS encoding FG-GAP-like repeat-containing protein, whose product is MSHFLRFNPGRFCLLLMMVFCSLQSAAQFRLAHRMEDASNAVREIHFFSHNEGYAAFHKWIGYTSDSGKHFIQKNITNANVNYNGYSVNLTFGFGIAGVYAFDKNKLLVYGDYGSVPAILYSTDGGSTFKLVHHTVLNTGQLFTGVTKIIFTSATTGYATEPDRIVKTTDGGQSWSSVLERQNGFFSDLQSPSTDLVFAFSRDQSGGLWLMRSDNAGLNWNPVTKPLSYVNHAFFISKDKGWVNARKTAENVNNNSTWYTSDGGNNWKEMAPETGSPFFGPKMQFVNDSSGYALSWGNLLYKTTDSGKVWEPLPFANGDEQLMPTLQSFFIRNEDQIWLGGDGHSAIALTANGGGITLPQARFGIDTAGYSNTGITKLVNYSKPNYLYKWFVNGVQISTDYHTTYRHHFSNISDIIELVVIKGSRTDTFRRQQDYPELPAPVVSSFSPQSGSAGTVVEIRGTGFNYVNAVSFGGAPAASFRIISSEILLAVVASGSSGNVTVSTFYTSHSKPGFQYYTASANAPVITGMSADFGNAGNSITLTGQNFGASAANNQVNFGSIKAVISSASSTQITVQVPAGAIYGPITVLNKTTSLSAASPRPFNVTFPDSSNFTPTTWKPALYLPISYHAAYGNIIGGDIDGDGKNDLLHTGSGRNSDFTVYLNTGTGNKFSFAEPVSVPMKSTEFTVAILKDLDGDGKPDFIPFAGSGGVQVARNTSTPGHVSFDNTRYLPGTWSHQSLNVDDLDGDGRPDLVAGIEGEPYLEVLRNTSSSGSIAFAEPKQYSVLWRPSDIGCADLDGDGKKEIITYSGEYATEAGLVEILRNTGSRGNISFVHSTEFRASGGMLNAHFIRLVDFDGDGKPDIILANDKNLIFYRNTTTAPGNFTFDTPITLERPFKFATMHVANFTGGKKADLALGGDTRILWAYKNYSTPGQIKQEEATHWETLTPFDRFYNTVSDFNGDNKPDLAAYDYDTRTFNFFENMTGVPITSRICTGEGGELQCDITGTNFQWQVNRGSGFVDLVNDANVTGATTAKLELKQLPASWNDYTIRCVADGRYSSIWRLFVAGSLTPGLSVSVPSTSFCKDEMVTFTATVTDAGLLPYLNWYINGELVQLREDLQFSTKELKQGDKVQVKLSSSEKCSVGLPAISNLLTMTQKGELPKAVIQPTSSVICSDSVVTFKAVVVNGGSNPSFQWKYEDEIVGGNSAELTIPVTLPYTYIYLKMTSNAAICNNGPVDAFLDAPVRANFNSNVSIKPSGLWLVRVYQ